One stretch of Danio rerio strain Tuebingen ecotype United States chromosome 6, GRCz12tu, whole genome shotgun sequence DNA includes these proteins:
- the nop58 gene encoding nucleolar protein 58, whose translation MLVLFETAAGYAIFKVLDEQKLQQVDSLWKEFETPEKANKVVKLKHFEKFQDTTEALAAATAMVEGKLGKSLKKVLKKVVAKEAHEQLAITDAKLGGVIKEKLNLSCVHSPAVAELMRGIRNQMEGLITGLPAREIAAMSLGLAHSLSRYKLKFSPDKVDTMIVQAISLLDDLDKELNNYIMRCREWYGWHFPEIGKIITDNLAYCKTVRKIGDRTNVATTELSEFLPEEIEAEVKLAAEISMGTEVSEEDIANIMHLCDQVIEISEYRTQLYDYLKNRMMAIAPNLTVMVGELVGARLISHAGSLLNLAKHPASTVQILGAEKALFRALKTRRDTPKYGLIYHASLVGQTTAKNKGKISRMLAAKTALAIRYDALGEDTNAEMGVENRAKLEARLRFLEEKGIRRISGSGKALAKADKYQHKSDVKVYDPSGDSTLPTVSKKRKIEEVEEAEEEDQPIEAKAKKVKREAPAEGEAETETPKKKKKKKRAEEEPKQEEEETAVSLVEEVREEPSKKKKKRAAEVELKEEPEETVVEETTEKKKKKKKKVKEDE comes from the exons GTCCTGGATGAACAGAAGCTCCAGCAGGTGGACAGCCTGTGGAAGGAGTTTGAGACGCCGGAAAAAGCCAACAAAGT GGTAAAACTGAAGCATTTTGAGAAGTTCCAGGACACGACAGAAGCTCTCGCAG CGGCCACAGCCATGGTGGAGGGCAAACTGGGGAAAAGTCTGAAGAAAGTTCTGAAGAAGGTTGTGGCCAAAGAGGCTCACGAGCAGCTGGCCATCACTGACGCTAAACTGGGAGGAGTCATTAAG GAAAAGCTAAACCTGAGCTGCGTGCACAGTCCTGCCGTCGCTGAGCTCATGAGGGGCATCAGAAACCAGATGGAGGGGCTCATCACAGGTCTTCCTGCCAGAGAGATTGCTGCCATGTCTTTGGGTTTAGCTCACAG TCTTTCACGTTACAAGCTGAAGTTTAGCCCAGATAAGGTGGACACCATGATTGTTCAAGCAATCT CTCTGCTGGATGATCTGGATAAGGAGCTCAATAACTACATCATGCGCTGCAGGGAATGGTACGGCTGGCACTTTCCAGAGATTGGCAAGATCATCACAGATAACCTGGCATACTGCAAGACTGTCCGCAAGATTG GTGATCGGACAAATGTGGCGACGACAGAGCTGTCTGAGTTTCTGCCAGAGGAGATTGAGGCGGAGGTGAAGCTGGCTGCAGAGATCTCGATGGGCACAGAGGTGTCTGAGGAGGACATTGCTAACATCATGCACCTGTGTGACCAG GTTATTGAAATATCAGAGTACCGCACACAGCTGTATGATTATCTGAAGAATCGCATGATGGCGATTGCACCAAATCTCACAGTCATGGTGGGAGAATTGGTGGGAGCCCGTCTCATTTCTCATGCAG GATCTCTGTTGAACTTGGCCAAACACCCTGCGTCCACTGTGCAGATCCTCGGGGCAGAGAAAGCACTGTTCCGTGCTCTGAAAACTCGTCGGGATACGCCGAAATATGGTCTCATCTATCACGCCTCTCTGGTGGGACAGACCACAGCCAAGAACAAGGGTAAAATCTCCAGAATGCTGGCGGCCAAAACGGCGCTCGCCATCCGTTACGATGCGCTGGGTGAAGACACCAATGCAGAGATGGGAGTGGAAAACAGAGCCAAGCTGGAGGCCAGACTACGCTTCCTGGAGGAGAAAGGG ATCAGGCGCATCAGTGGTTCAGGCAAAGCCCTGGCAAAGGCTGATAAATATCAACACAAGAG TGATGTAAAGGTATATGACCCTTCTGGTGACTCAACACTCCCCACCGTCTCGAAGAAGAGGAAGATTGAAGAGGTCGAGGAGGCCGAAGAGGAAGACCAGCCCATAGAGGCTAAAGCCAAGAAAGTGAAGAGGGAAGCCCCCGCGGAAG GAGAGGCTGAAACAGAGActccaaagaagaagaagaaaaagaagagggCTGAGGAGGAACCcaagcaggaggaggaggagactgCTGTCAGCCTGGTAGAAGAGGTCAGAGAGGAG ccgtcaaaaaagaaaaagaaacgagCGGCTGAGGTGGAGCTGAAAGAGGAGCCAGAAGAGACTGTGGTAGAAGAG acgacagaaaaaaagaagaaaaaaaagaaaaaggtaaaaGAAGACGAATAA